The Desulforamulus hydrothermalis Lam5 = DSM 18033 genome includes a window with the following:
- the hslV gene encoding ATP-dependent protease subunit HslV, producing MFHATTIVAVKRGSCVAVAGDGQVTFGQNTIMKHTARKVRRLYHGQVVAGFAGSVADAFTLFEKFEGKLEEYHGNLMRAAVELAKDWRTDKYLRTLEAMLIVANQEHLLVLSGNGEVIEPDEGVTAIGSGGPYALAAARALLKHTNLSPREVAGEALNIAADICVYTNKHILVEEI from the coding sequence GTGTTTCATGCTACAACTATAGTTGCCGTGAAAAGAGGATCATGTGTGGCGGTGGCCGGTGACGGTCAAGTCACTTTTGGTCAAAATACCATTATGAAGCACACTGCCCGCAAGGTAAGGCGGCTGTACCACGGGCAGGTGGTGGCCGGCTTTGCCGGTTCGGTGGCGGATGCTTTTACCTTGTTTGAAAAATTTGAAGGCAAGCTGGAAGAATATCATGGAAACTTAATGCGGGCAGCGGTTGAACTAGCCAAGGATTGGCGCACTGATAAATACCTGCGCACCCTGGAGGCCATGCTGATTGTAGCAAACCAGGAACACTTACTGGTGTTATCGGGAAACGGTGAAGTTATTGAACCGGATGAAGGGGTTACTGCCATTGGTTCCGGCGGTCCTTACGCCCTGGCAGCTGCCAGGGCTTTGCTTAAACATACCAACCTGTCGCCACGGGAGGTAGCCGGGGAAGCCCTAAATATTGCTGCAGATATTTGCGTATATACGAATAAACATATTTTGGTGGAGGAAATTTGA